From Acidobacteriota bacterium, one genomic window encodes:
- a CDS encoding GWxTD domain-containing protein, translating into MQNRFLDRIPTFLLVSVLILGCSLTLLARKKEDKRREKSLRSETSDRYLKKWLEQDVLYIITPQEKAAFDQLQTDDERYQFVEQFWLRRDPTPDTMVNETRDEHYRRIAYANERFPSGKPGWKTDRGRIYITWGPPDSIETFHGGDMTLRDFNEGGGWSVKYPHIKWRYRYIEGPNLGAEVIIEFVDRGLSGEYRIARDPFEKDALANAPGYDINQKLILGDVEPISRNRLPGGLDVDDFHALQSEKLMETVALGQAPKIRFKDLETVVDTKLSYNLFPFEFKTDYLKITDDTVLTAITVAMKNSDMTFKQQEGVHQASVNVFGRITTITGRRVHLFEEPIRQMTPDSTYKEALERTSLYQTTVPLSSGVYKVELVLKDINSGDVGTVYRSIRVPRFPEDQLATSSIILADRIEPLPAYQAGAGPFVLGASKVFPNVAETFHRAVPMRIYFQVYNLSLDEETQKPSATIEYVLKKGDQEIRRFRESKSATEGALRQVTLAKLFPLNNLQPGDYSLVLNITDNLANRTVSPVAKFKVQ; encoded by the coding sequence ATGCAAAACAGATTTCTCGATCGCATCCCGACGTTCCTCCTTGTTTCGGTTCTGATCCTTGGCTGTTCCCTGACGTTGCTGGCCAGGAAGAAGGAGGACAAACGGCGCGAAAAGTCTCTTCGAAGCGAGACCTCCGACCGATACCTCAAGAAGTGGCTGGAGCAGGATGTCTTGTACATCATCACTCCCCAGGAGAAAGCCGCCTTCGACCAGTTGCAAACGGACGATGAGCGCTACCAGTTCGTGGAGCAGTTCTGGCTGCGAAGGGATCCCACTCCCGACACCATGGTCAACGAGACCCGCGATGAGCACTACCGGCGCATCGCCTACGCCAACGAGCGGTTTCCCTCGGGCAAGCCCGGATGGAAGACCGATCGCGGCCGGATCTATATCACCTGGGGGCCTCCCGATTCCATCGAGACCTTTCACGGCGGCGACATGACCCTTCGGGATTTCAATGAAGGGGGCGGTTGGTCGGTCAAATACCCACACATCAAGTGGCGCTACCGCTACATTGAAGGTCCCAACCTCGGCGCCGAGGTCATCATCGAGTTTGTGGACCGTGGCTTGAGCGGGGAATACCGCATCGCCAGAGATCCTTTCGAAAAGGATGCCCTGGCCAATGCGCCCGGCTACGACATCAACCAGAAGCTGATCCTGGGCGACGTAGAGCCGATCAGCCGGAACCGTTTGCCTGGAGGGCTGGATGTCGATGATTTCCACGCGTTGCAGAGCGAGAAGTTGATGGAGACGGTCGCCCTGGGGCAGGCTCCCAAGATCCGGTTCAAGGACCTGGAGACGGTGGTGGACACCAAGCTGTCCTACAATCTCTTTCCATTCGAGTTCAAGACGGACTACCTCAAGATCACCGACGACACCGTGCTGACGGCCATCACCGTGGCAATGAAGAACAGCGACATGACCTTCAAGCAGCAGGAGGGGGTCCACCAGGCCTCGGTCAATGTCTTCGGGCGCATCACCACCATCACCGGGCGCAGGGTGCACCTTTTCGAAGAACCCATCCGCCAGATGACCCCGGATTCCACCTACAAGGAAGCCCTGGAACGGACTTCTCTCTACCAGACCACCGTGCCCCTGTCTTCCGGCGTCTACAAGGTCGAATTGGTATTGAAGGACATCAACAGCGGCGACGTCGGCACCGTCTACCGCAGCATTCGGGTCCCCAGGTTTCCCGAAGACCAGTTGGCGACCAGCAGCATCATCCTGGCGGACAGAATCGAGCCCCTGCCGGCTTACCAGGCCGGCGCCGGCCCCTTTGTATTGGGGGCCTCCAAGGTCTTCCCCAACGTGGCCGAGACCTTTCATCGGGCCGTGCCCATGCGCATTTACTTCCAGGTGTACAACCTGTCCCTGGACGAAGAGACCCAGAAACCTTCGGCGACCATCGAGTACGTTTTGAAGAAGGGCGACCAGGAGATCCGTCGCTTCCGGGAGAGCAAGAGCGCGACGGAAGGCGCCCTGCGGCAGGTGACCCTGGCCAAGCTGTTTCCTCTGAACAACCTTCAACCCGGCGACTACAGCCTGGTTCTGAACATCACCGACAACCTCGCCAACCGAACCGTATCGCCGGTGGCCAAGTTCAAGGTTCAGTAG